A window from Vulpes vulpes isolate BD-2025 chromosome 9, VulVul3, whole genome shotgun sequence encodes these proteins:
- the STX10 gene encoding syntaxin-10 isoform X2: MSLEDPFFVVRGEVQKAVNTARGLYQRWCELLQEDATVGREELDWTTNELRNGLRSIEWDLEDLEETIGIVEANPGKFKLPAGDLQERKVFVERMREAVQDMKDHMVSPAAIAFMERNNREMLTGKPAPQKSSSDLLDVSMASATSPYIEEQQATQQLIMEQQDQQLEMVSGSIRVLKHMSGRVGEELDEQGIMLDAFVHEMDHTQSRMDGVLRKMAKVSHMTSDRRQWCAIVVLLGVLLLVLILLFSL, from the exons atgTCTCTCGAAGACCCATTTTTTGTTGTCCGAGG CGAGGTGCAGAAGGCGGTGAACACGGCCCGCGGGCTGTACCAGCGCTGGTGTGAGCTCCTGCAGGAGGACGCGACGGTCGGACGCGAAGAGCTGGACTGGACGACCAATGAGCTGCGGAATGGCCTTCGCAGCATCGAGTGGGACCTCGAGGACCTGGAGGAGACCATCG GCATAGTGGAAGCCAACCCCGGAAAGTTCAAGCTCCCGGCCGGAGACCTGCAGGAGAGAAAGGTGTTCGTGGAGCGGATGCGGGAGGCAGTCCAG GATATGAAGGACCACATGGTCAGCCCAGCAGCCATAGCCTTTATGGAGAGGAATAATAGAGAG ATGCTCACAGGCAAGCCAGCTCCCCAGAAGTCATCCAGCGACCTGCTGGATGTCAGCATGGCTTCAGCCACCTCTCCTTACATCGAGGAGCAGCAGGCCACACAGCAG CTGATCATGGAGCAACAGGATCAACAGCTGGAAATGGTGTCTGGGAGCATCCGGGTTCTGAAACACATGTCCGGCCGTGTTGGGGAAGAGCTGGATGAGCAGGGCAT CATGCTGGATGCCTTCGTTCACGAGATGGACCACACCCAGTCCCGGATGGATGGGGTCCTCAGGAAGATGGCCAAAGTATCCCACATGACGAGTG ACCGCCGACAGTGGTGTGCCATCGTGGTGCTGCTGGGGGTGCTTCTTCTGGTTCTcatcctgctcttctctctctga
- the STX10 gene encoding syntaxin-10 isoform X1: protein MSLEDPFFVVRGEVQKAVNTARGLYQRWCELLQEDATVGREELDWTTNELRNGLRSIEWDLEDLEETIGIVEANPGKFKLPAGDLQERKVFVERMREAVQDMKDHMVSPAAIAFMERNNREMLTGKPAPQKSSSDLLDVSMASATSPYIEEQQATQQLIMEQQDQQLEMVSGSIRVLKHMSGRVGEELDEQACWMPSFTRWTTPSPGWMGSSGRWPKYPT, encoded by the exons atgTCTCTCGAAGACCCATTTTTTGTTGTCCGAGG CGAGGTGCAGAAGGCGGTGAACACGGCCCGCGGGCTGTACCAGCGCTGGTGTGAGCTCCTGCAGGAGGACGCGACGGTCGGACGCGAAGAGCTGGACTGGACGACCAATGAGCTGCGGAATGGCCTTCGCAGCATCGAGTGGGACCTCGAGGACCTGGAGGAGACCATCG GCATAGTGGAAGCCAACCCCGGAAAGTTCAAGCTCCCGGCCGGAGACCTGCAGGAGAGAAAGGTGTTCGTGGAGCGGATGCGGGAGGCAGTCCAG GATATGAAGGACCACATGGTCAGCCCAGCAGCCATAGCCTTTATGGAGAGGAATAATAGAGAG ATGCTCACAGGCAAGCCAGCTCCCCAGAAGTCATCCAGCGACCTGCTGGATGTCAGCATGGCTTCAGCCACCTCTCCTTACATCGAGGAGCAGCAGGCCACACAGCAG CTGATCATGGAGCAACAGGATCAACAGCTGGAAATGGTGTCTGGGAGCATCCGGGTTCTGAAACACATGTCCGGCCGTGTTGGGGAAGAGCTGGATGAGCAGG CATGCTGGATGCCTTCGTTCACGAGATGGACCACACCCAGTCCCGGATGGATGGGGTCCTCAGGAAGATGGCCAAAGTATCCCACATGA
- the IER2 gene encoding immediate early response gene 2 protein — protein MEVQKEAQRIMTLSVWKMYHSRMQRGGLRLHRSLQLSLVMRSARELYLSAKVEAHEPEVPLPPVRSPDPRLHQSREAEAGAEAAPPDGEPTSPEPMDTREAPRAEETPARCAPRPTKVSRKRRNSSLSDGGDVGLVPSKKARLEEEEEGASSEVPDRLQPPPAQAEGAFPNLARVLQRRFSGLLNCSPAAPPTAPPACEAKPACRPADSMLNVLVRAVVAF, from the coding sequence ATGGAAGTGCAGAAGGAGGCACAACGCATCATGACTCTGTCGGTGTGGAAGATGTACCATTCGCGCATGCAGCGCGGTGGCCTGCGGCTGCACCGGAGTCTGCAGTTGTCGCTGGTCATGCGCAGCGCCCGGGAGCTCTACCTCTCGGCCAAGGTGGAAGCCCACGAGCCCGAGGTGCCCTTGCCGCCCGTCCGCTCCCCCGATCCTCGCCTGCACCAGTCGCGGGAAGCGGAAGCTGGAGCCGAGGCAGCGCCCCCCGACGGTGAGCCGACCTCCCCGGAGCCCATGGACACGCGGGAGGCGCCGCGAGCGGAGGAGACCCCAGCCCGCTGTGCCCCGCGCCCTACAAAAGTCAGCCGAAAGCGGCGCAACAGCAGCCTGAGTGACGGCGGGGACGTCGGACTGGTCCCAAGCAAGAAAGCCcgtctggaggaggaggaggaaggagcctcCTCGGAGGTCCCTGACCGCCTGCAGCCACCTCCCGCGCAAGCGGAGGGCGCCTTCCCCAACCTGGCGCGCGTCCTACAGAGGCGCTTCTCTGGCCTCCTGAACtgcagccccgccgcccccccgaCGGCGCCGCCGGCGTGCGAGGCGAAGCCGGCCTGCCGCCCCGCGGACAGCATGCTGAACGTGCTCGTGCGGGCCGTGGTGGCTTTCTGA